From Corallococcus macrosporus, the proteins below share one genomic window:
- a CDS encoding tetratricopeptide repeat protein, giving the protein MYNLLISLAIGLAVGVLVKLAGGFSWWAGIVPGVIVFFAAYIVLARRVSTRVQALMTTVQNDLQGQPANQKEAQGRVDRAVKTLEQGLVWDKWQFLIGPEIHAQIGMLKYMVKDLDGAKPHLEKASGRNYMAKAMEGALHFRRNDAAAMKTSFEAAVKSGKKESIVWAVYAWCLLQLKDKDGAQRVLARGVEQNPSDEKLKGSLAQLQNDKRLKMKPYEPLWWQFGLEAPPMMPPMGGGRRVQFTNRR; this is encoded by the coding sequence ATGTACAACCTCCTCATCTCCCTGGCCATCGGGCTGGCGGTCGGCGTGCTGGTGAAGCTCGCCGGCGGCTTCTCCTGGTGGGCCGGCATCGTGCCCGGCGTCATCGTCTTCTTCGCTGCCTACATCGTGCTCGCCCGCCGGGTCTCCACCCGGGTCCAGGCGCTGATGACGACGGTGCAGAATGATCTCCAGGGCCAGCCCGCCAACCAGAAGGAAGCCCAGGGGCGCGTGGACCGGGCCGTGAAGACGCTGGAGCAGGGCCTGGTCTGGGACAAGTGGCAGTTCCTCATCGGCCCGGAGATCCACGCGCAGATCGGCATGCTGAAGTACATGGTGAAGGACCTGGACGGCGCGAAGCCCCACCTGGAGAAGGCCAGCGGCCGCAACTACATGGCCAAGGCCATGGAGGGCGCCCTGCACTTCCGCCGCAACGACGCGGCCGCCATGAAGACCTCCTTCGAGGCCGCGGTGAAGAGCGGCAAGAAGGAGTCCATCGTCTGGGCGGTGTACGCGTGGTGCCTCCTGCAGCTCAAGGACAAGGACGGCGCCCAGCGCGTGCTCGCGCGCGGCGTGGAGCAGAACCCCTCCGACGAGAAGCTCAAGGGCAGCCTCGCCCAGCTGCAGAACGACAAGCGCCTGAAGATGAAGCCCTACGAGCCGCTCTGGTGGCAGTTCGGCCTGGAGGCGCCGCCGATGATGCCGCCCATGGGTGGCGGGCGCCGCGTGCAGTTCACGAACCGGCGCTGA
- a CDS encoding response regulator, giving the protein MKVLLVEDDPSLREGMGELVSEMADVQAVGTLDEALSALRADRFELVMTDMRIAGGHADGRGVLEAARRQRHPVAIVSAAGPDEVAQVLHPSEPDALLIKPFQVDDILGLVERFLELKRQAVAEASTPPAGDAPDWTEPSPGVRCAGSTPDSARMWVRLSPDATFPWSRPQCAHGVLLVEGDLELDGERYAAPCYLFLSLGASPQLKTRAGALAVCVPLRG; this is encoded by the coding sequence ATGAAGGTTCTGCTGGTCGAGGATGATCCGAGCCTCCGCGAAGGAATGGGGGAGCTGGTCTCCGAGATGGCGGACGTGCAGGCGGTGGGCACCCTCGACGAAGCGCTGAGCGCCCTGCGCGCGGACCGCTTCGAGCTGGTGATGACCGACATGCGCATCGCCGGAGGCCACGCGGACGGCCGGGGCGTCCTGGAGGCCGCGCGCCGCCAGCGCCACCCGGTGGCCATCGTCAGCGCCGCCGGTCCGGACGAGGTCGCCCAGGTCCTGCACCCCTCGGAGCCGGACGCGCTGCTGATCAAGCCCTTCCAGGTGGATGACATCCTGGGGCTGGTGGAGCGCTTCCTGGAGCTCAAGCGCCAGGCCGTCGCCGAGGCCTCGACCCCTCCCGCCGGGGACGCGCCCGACTGGACGGAGCCCTCGCCCGGGGTTCGGTGCGCGGGGTCCACGCCGGACAGCGCCCGGATGTGGGTGCGGCTCTCTCCGGACGCCACCTTCCCCTGGAGCCGCCCCCAGTGCGCCCACGGCGTCCTCCTGGTGGAGGGCGACCTGGAGCTGGACGGGGAGCGCTACGCCGCTCCGTGCTACCTGTTCCTGTCTCTCGGTGCGTCGCCCCAGTTGAAGACGCGGGCCGGTGCGCTGGCCGTGTGCGTGCCGCTGCGCGGTTAG
- a CDS encoding RsmB/NOP family class I SAM-dependent RNA methyltransferase, with protein sequence MDIPLWPTPHEPSRLGRPSRRAATAAIETHIAVLKGEPLKAALATALREAEGLGGQERRFVAMAARELSRHTRLLDLAARTLGHSPGKHVLTEDQALVRYALWRRLFCGEGWARVGPEVKLPGPVRPRTLHDAVLEGLVTKPLAEPPPAQGSESAEAVVERLATRYSFPGWLTQRLAQVYPEGTLAGLMASLDEEPSLHFRARPPGTRDAVLAALAQEGVAAEAVPCAPDALRVADSSHRIFESRTMKVRRLQVQDVGSQLIVLACLPPGATLAGLTVADVCAGAGGKTLGLADLVGAKGKVLAGDRSKRRLADARDRVREFGLKQVSFPHPVPLDAVDVVLVDAPCSGTGSLAREPDQKWKLSAKAITEFQATQSALLAEVAAQVKPGARIVYATCSVLPEENDAVVEGFLQKHPGFALEPVGEGWPAELQVGVDGPYLRALPPRVPGGGFFAARLVRKAG encoded by the coding sequence TTGGACATCCCCCTCTGGCCCACGCCGCATGAGCCGTCACGCCTGGGGCGTCCGTCCCGGCGCGCGGCCACCGCGGCGATTGAAACGCACATCGCCGTCCTCAAGGGCGAGCCGCTGAAGGCCGCGCTCGCCACCGCGCTACGGGAGGCGGAGGGGCTGGGCGGACAGGAGCGGCGCTTCGTGGCCATGGCCGCGCGCGAGCTGTCCCGGCACACGCGGCTGCTGGACCTGGCGGCGCGGACGCTGGGGCACTCGCCCGGCAAGCACGTCCTCACGGAGGATCAGGCCCTGGTGCGCTACGCGCTCTGGCGGCGCCTGTTCTGCGGCGAGGGCTGGGCGCGCGTCGGGCCGGAGGTGAAGCTGCCGGGGCCGGTGCGGCCGCGCACGCTGCATGACGCGGTGCTGGAGGGGCTCGTCACGAAGCCCCTCGCGGAGCCTCCCCCGGCCCAGGGCTCGGAGTCCGCGGAGGCCGTCGTCGAGCGGCTGGCCACCCGGTACTCGTTCCCGGGGTGGCTCACGCAGCGGCTGGCGCAGGTGTACCCGGAAGGGACGCTCGCGGGGCTGATGGCGTCGCTGGACGAGGAGCCCTCACTGCACTTCCGCGCGCGGCCTCCGGGGACGCGGGACGCGGTGCTCGCGGCGCTGGCGCAAGAAGGCGTGGCGGCGGAGGCCGTGCCGTGCGCTCCGGACGCGCTGCGCGTCGCGGACTCCAGCCACCGCATCTTCGAGTCGAGGACGATGAAGGTCCGGCGGCTCCAGGTGCAGGACGTGGGCAGCCAGCTCATCGTCCTGGCGTGCCTGCCGCCCGGGGCGACCCTGGCGGGGCTCACCGTGGCGGACGTGTGCGCGGGGGCCGGCGGCAAGACGCTGGGGCTCGCGGACCTCGTGGGCGCGAAGGGGAAGGTGCTCGCGGGGGACCGCTCCAAGCGGCGGCTGGCGGACGCGCGCGACCGGGTGCGCGAGTTTGGCCTGAAGCAGGTGTCGTTCCCGCATCCGGTGCCGCTGGACGCGGTGGACGTGGTGCTGGTGGACGCGCCGTGCAGCGGCACGGGGTCCCTGGCGCGCGAGCCGGATCAGAAGTGGAAGCTGTCCGCCAAGGCCATCACGGAGTTCCAGGCCACGCAGTCCGCGCTGCTCGCGGAGGTGGCCGCGCAGGTGAAGCCCGGGGCGCGCATCGTCTACGCCACGTGCTCCGTCCTGCCGGAGGAGAACGACGCGGTGGTGGAGGGCTTCCTCCAGAAGCACCCGGGCTTCGCCCTGGAGCCGGTGGGGGAGGGGTGGCCCGCGGAGCTCCAGGTGGGAGTGGACGGCCCGTACCTGCGCGCCCTGCCGCCCCGGGTCCCCGGCGGGGGCTTCTTCGCCGCCCGGCTGGTCCGCAAGGCGGGTTGA
- a CDS encoding ATP-binding protein, translated as MIQGSRTPGTDVAATTAPEPDATDPAALDFLAGGGDMGALVRSMDWSKTPLGPVSSWPQSLRTIASTCLTSGFPMMVFWGPQSVKIYNDAYSRILGGKHPAAMGRPGHEVWAEVWDQIGPWVEQVRREGRPLMTENQLLFVERNGFLEETYFTFAYSPVRDESGAVNGVLDTVVETTSQVLDARRLRTLQEVAARAGGSLRVHDACTRAMEALATNPADLPFALLYRVDADGNRARLEARMGLEADGPFSPGQVDLTPGSASPWPLAQVVSSGQAEEVRELQARFGRLPLRDGVPPPTTALVLPMARPGEPSPAGVLVLGLSPRVPVDASYRSFLELVAGSMGAAIAGARAYEDARRQAEVLAELDRAKTAFFSNVSHEFRTPLTLMLGPLGDVLADPELPLHPGHRQQLMLVQRNSQRLLKLVNSLLDFSRLEAGRMRAHFEPTDLGPLTAGLAGAFDSLVTKAGLRLQVECPSLSTPVWVDRELWEKVVLNLLSNAFKFTFQGAITVRLRQHGDRVELSVSDTGMGIPANELPRVFDRFHRVEGVRGRSHEGSGIGLALVRELVDLHGGRVSVESTPGEGSTFTVSLPTGTAHLPAGQPEPARAESVRAPTPEAFVQEAAQWVSGIWDDAPVSLPEARTGIVRGHVLVADDNTDMRDYVRRSLEGRFTVTAVADGRAALEAAREQPPDVVLSDVMMPGMDGFGLLRELKADPRTAHVPVILLSARAGEEAKVEGLTAGADDYLVKPFGVRELVARLEGTVNAARARAQREELLQALKLSETRYRLATRATKDAVWDLDIRTQQLSWSEGIHTLFGYGPDAVRPGLDWWTDAVHPEDRAQAAESLHAIAEAPGGSDWRAEYRFRRADGTYAQVEDRGWVVRDAAGRAIRMVGAMQDVTERKAAEDALRRSEEEFRTLAEALPEAVFVTTPDGAISYVNGVLPEETGMSAEELLDRGYRCIVHPDDMASTGRAWAEGLARGDRFQAEHRVRYRDGQYRWHLVRALSVRDAEGQVIKWVGTSMDIHELRQAQAQQQQRADFEQQLIGIVSHDLRNPVSAILLGAASLMRREELDERSTKAVSRIQSAAERAHRMIRDLLDFTQARLGGGLHIQRRPSDLHEIIDGVLEEIEATHPDREIRRRRGGSGLGEWDPDRLGQMAQNLVTNALRYSPRDTIVLVETHGTDDAVTLSIHNEGAPIPPERLDRLFQPLQRASGEVDHSSRSIGLGLYIVKQLVEAHGGTVTVTSTAEAGTTFTVRLPRHVPAAPELPASP; from the coding sequence ATGATTCAGGGTTCCAGGACGCCTGGTACTGACGTCGCGGCCACCACCGCGCCCGAGCCGGACGCCACCGACCCCGCGGCCTTGGACTTCCTGGCGGGTGGCGGCGACATGGGCGCCCTGGTGCGGTCCATGGACTGGTCGAAGACGCCGCTGGGTCCGGTGTCCTCCTGGCCGCAGTCCCTGCGCACCATCGCCAGCACCTGCCTCACCTCCGGCTTCCCCATGATGGTGTTCTGGGGGCCGCAGTCGGTGAAGATCTACAACGACGCCTACAGCCGCATCCTGGGCGGCAAGCACCCGGCGGCGATGGGACGGCCGGGCCACGAGGTCTGGGCGGAGGTCTGGGATCAGATCGGCCCGTGGGTGGAGCAGGTCCGCCGCGAGGGCCGCCCCCTCATGACGGAGAACCAGCTCCTCTTCGTCGAGCGCAACGGCTTCCTGGAGGAGACCTACTTCACCTTCGCCTACAGCCCCGTCCGCGACGAGTCCGGGGCCGTCAACGGCGTGCTGGACACGGTGGTGGAGACCACCAGCCAGGTGCTCGACGCGCGCCGCCTGCGGACGCTGCAGGAGGTGGCCGCGCGCGCGGGCGGAAGCCTCCGGGTCCATGACGCGTGCACCCGGGCCATGGAGGCGCTCGCCACCAACCCCGCGGACCTTCCGTTCGCGCTGCTCTACCGCGTGGACGCGGACGGCAACCGGGCCCGCCTGGAGGCGCGCATGGGCCTGGAGGCGGACGGCCCCTTCAGCCCCGGACAGGTGGACCTGACGCCGGGCTCGGCCTCCCCCTGGCCGCTGGCCCAGGTGGTGAGCTCCGGGCAGGCCGAAGAGGTGCGGGAGCTCCAGGCGCGCTTCGGTCGCCTCCCCCTGCGGGACGGCGTGCCGCCTCCCACGACGGCGCTCGTGCTGCCCATGGCCCGCCCTGGCGAGCCGAGCCCCGCGGGCGTGCTGGTGCTGGGCCTGTCACCCCGCGTGCCCGTGGATGCGTCGTACCGCTCGTTCCTGGAGCTGGTCGCCGGGAGCATGGGCGCGGCCATCGCCGGAGCTCGCGCGTACGAGGACGCCCGGCGGCAGGCGGAGGTGCTCGCGGAGCTGGACCGGGCGAAGACGGCCTTCTTCTCCAACGTCAGCCACGAGTTCCGCACGCCGCTGACGCTGATGCTGGGGCCGCTGGGGGACGTGCTCGCGGATCCGGAGCTGCCCCTGCATCCGGGGCACCGGCAGCAGTTGATGCTGGTCCAGCGCAACAGCCAGCGGCTGCTCAAGCTGGTGAACAGCCTGCTCGACTTCAGCCGCCTGGAGGCGGGCCGCATGCGGGCCCACTTCGAGCCCACGGACCTGGGGCCGCTCACCGCGGGGCTCGCGGGCGCGTTCGATTCGCTGGTGACCAAGGCGGGGCTGCGGCTCCAGGTGGAGTGCCCCTCCCTGTCCACCCCCGTCTGGGTGGACCGCGAGCTCTGGGAGAAGGTCGTCCTCAACCTGCTCTCCAACGCCTTCAAGTTCACCTTCCAGGGCGCCATCACCGTCCGCCTGCGCCAGCACGGCGACCGGGTGGAGCTGTCCGTCAGCGACACGGGCATGGGCATCCCCGCGAACGAGCTGCCCCGCGTCTTCGATCGCTTCCACCGGGTGGAGGGCGTGCGGGGCCGCAGCCACGAAGGCAGCGGCATCGGGCTGGCGCTCGTGCGCGAGCTGGTGGACCTGCACGGGGGACGCGTCAGCGTGGAGAGCACGCCGGGCGAGGGCAGCACCTTCACGGTGTCCCTGCCCACCGGCACCGCGCACCTGCCCGCGGGACAGCCGGAGCCCGCCCGGGCGGAGTCCGTGCGCGCTCCAACCCCGGAGGCCTTCGTCCAGGAGGCGGCGCAGTGGGTGTCGGGCATCTGGGACGACGCGCCGGTTTCCTTGCCGGAAGCGCGGACGGGAATCGTGCGGGGCCACGTGCTGGTGGCGGACGACAACACGGACATGCGCGACTACGTGCGGCGGTCCCTGGAGGGGCGCTTCACGGTGACGGCGGTGGCGGACGGCCGGGCCGCGCTGGAAGCGGCGCGGGAGCAGCCACCGGACGTCGTGCTGTCGGACGTGATGATGCCGGGGATGGACGGCTTCGGGCTGCTGCGGGAGCTGAAGGCGGATCCGCGCACGGCCCACGTCCCCGTCATCCTCCTGTCCGCGCGCGCGGGCGAGGAGGCCAAGGTGGAGGGCCTCACCGCCGGCGCGGACGACTACCTGGTGAAGCCCTTCGGTGTGCGGGAGCTGGTGGCCCGCCTGGAGGGGACGGTCAACGCCGCGCGGGCCCGCGCCCAGCGCGAGGAGCTGCTCCAGGCGCTCAAGCTGTCGGAGACGCGCTACCGGCTGGCCACGCGCGCCACGAAGGACGCCGTCTGGGACCTGGACATCCGCACGCAGCAGCTGTCCTGGAGCGAGGGCATCCACACCCTCTTCGGCTACGGGCCGGACGCGGTGCGCCCCGGGCTGGACTGGTGGACGGACGCCGTCCATCCGGAGGACCGCGCGCAGGCCGCCGAAAGCCTCCACGCCATCGCGGAGGCGCCCGGGGGCAGCGACTGGCGCGCCGAGTACCGCTTCCGCCGCGCGGACGGCACCTACGCCCAGGTGGAGGACCGGGGCTGGGTGGTGCGCGACGCCGCCGGCAGGGCCATCCGCATGGTGGGCGCCATGCAGGACGTCACGGAGCGCAAGGCCGCGGAGGACGCCCTGCGCCGCAGCGAGGAGGAGTTCCGCACGCTCGCGGAAGCGCTGCCGGAGGCCGTCTTCGTCACCACCCCGGATGGCGCCATCTCCTACGTGAACGGCGTGCTCCCGGAGGAGACCGGCATGAGCGCGGAGGAGCTGCTGGACCGGGGCTACCGGTGCATCGTCCACCCCGACGACATGGCCTCCACCGGCAGGGCCTGGGCGGAGGGGCTGGCGCGCGGCGACCGCTTCCAGGCCGAGCACCGGGTGCGCTACCGGGACGGCCAGTACCGCTGGCACCTGGTGCGCGCCCTGTCCGTGCGGGACGCGGAGGGCCAGGTGATCAAGTGGGTGGGCACCTCCATGGACATCCATGAGCTGCGCCAGGCCCAGGCCCAGCAGCAGCAGCGCGCGGACTTCGAGCAGCAGCTCATTGGCATCGTAAGCCACGACCTGCGCAACCCCGTGAGCGCCATCCTCCTGGGCGCCGCCAGCCTGATGCGCCGCGAGGAACTGGACGAGCGCAGCACCAAGGCCGTCAGCCGGATCCAGTCCGCCGCGGAGCGGGCCCACCGGATGATCCGCGACCTGCTCGACTTCACCCAGGCGCGCCTGGGCGGCGGGCTGCACATCCAGCGGCGCCCGTCGGACCTGCACGAGATCATCGACGGCGTGCTGGAGGAGATTGAAGCCACGCACCCGGACCGGGAGATCCGCCGGCGCCGGGGCGGCAGCGGCCTGGGGGAGTGGGATCCGGACCGGCTGGGGCAGATGGCCCAGAACCTGGTGACCAACGCGCTGAGGTACAGCCCCCGGGACACCATCGTCCTGGTGGAGACCCACGGCACGGACGACGCCGTGACGCTGTCCATCCACAACGAGGGCGCCCCCATCCCCCCGGAGCGGCTGGACCGGCTCTTCCAGCCGCTGCAGCGCGCCAGCGGCGAGGTGGACCACAGCAGCCGGAGCATCGGGCTGGGGCTCTACATCGTGAAACAACTGGTGGAGGCCCACGGCGGCACCGTCACCGTGACGTCCACCGCCGAGGCGGGCACCACCTTCACCGTGCGGCTGCCCCGCCACGTCCCGGCGGCGCCCGAGCTCCCCGCGAGCCCGTAG
- a CDS encoding class I fructose-bisphosphate aldolase, with protein MAYTDRVKQILSWYPSDNPGTLTNLARLMNHGTLAGTGKLVILPVDQGFEHGPARSFGPNPAGYDPDYHAQLAIESGCNAYAAPLGFLEAVAGKLAGEIPLILKVNNSDSLAKTAAPMSAVTSSVKDAVRLGCAAVGYTIYPGSAARNEQYQDLRDIIAEAKSYGLPTVLWAYPRGALSKEGETAIDVVAYAAQISAQMGAHIIKVKPPTDFLEQAEAKKAFEKANIPTKTLADRVREVVRSAFNGKRIVIFSGGEAKETGALMEDIRQIHQGGGFGSIMGRNAFQRPHAESIKLLKDVMNVFAGK; from the coding sequence ATGGCCTACACCGACCGCGTCAAGCAGATCCTCTCCTGGTACCCCTCCGACAACCCCGGCACGCTGACGAACCTGGCGCGCCTCATGAACCACGGCACGCTCGCCGGCACGGGCAAGCTGGTCATCCTCCCGGTGGATCAGGGCTTCGAGCACGGCCCCGCGCGCTCCTTCGGTCCGAACCCCGCCGGGTATGATCCGGACTACCACGCGCAGCTGGCCATCGAGTCCGGCTGCAACGCGTACGCGGCGCCGCTGGGCTTCCTGGAGGCCGTCGCGGGCAAGCTCGCCGGTGAGATTCCCCTCATCCTCAAGGTGAACAACTCCGACTCGCTGGCCAAGACGGCCGCGCCCATGTCCGCGGTGACGTCGTCCGTGAAGGACGCGGTGCGCCTGGGCTGCGCGGCGGTGGGCTACACCATCTACCCGGGCTCCGCGGCCCGCAACGAGCAGTACCAGGACCTGCGCGACATCATCGCGGAGGCCAAGTCCTACGGCCTGCCCACGGTGCTCTGGGCCTACCCGCGCGGTGCGCTGTCCAAGGAGGGCGAGACGGCCATCGACGTGGTGGCGTACGCCGCGCAGATCTCCGCGCAGATGGGCGCGCACATCATCAAGGTGAAGCCGCCCACGGACTTCCTGGAGCAGGCGGAGGCGAAGAAGGCCTTCGAGAAGGCGAACATCCCCACCAAGACGCTCGCGGACCGCGTGCGCGAGGTGGTGCGCTCCGCGTTCAACGGCAAGCGCATCGTCATCTTCTCCGGCGGCGAGGCGAAGGAGACGGGCGCCCTCATGGAGGACATCCGGCAGATCCACCAGGGTGGCGGCTTCGGCTCCATCATGGGCCGCAACGCCTTCCAGCGTCCGCACGCCGAGTCCATCAAGCTGCTCAAGGACGTGATGAACGTCTTCGCGGGCAAGTAG
- a CDS encoding TolC family protein: MGREVGRVVAVAMMLTGGAAGAQIAPTPGPSNAPGTGAPGTSTVTPGTLSPGTVPTPSPGSTPSPGPTGTGTSAANPTPGTRAPLPGPSAVNPGPAAAPGNAAQGATTGTPKPASATPGAQDLGTSPIAPGSGDGARGDLTPGTPRGAPEEAQAPGTAQSTKPLKGPITLPQLVARARTQDARVAEATAELRKFQALHDQARWAWFPRFEITLGAGGPVPEARNDGLGGPPTTEASLEGDWNFGKVGVTVFSTGNAVLPLYTFGKLSALEKAGEQGPIVGAALRERARAEAGFQAAQAYYGYQLARAGLKQLEDVSKRLKDAGDKIDALLKEDSDQVSKTDTYKLGYFRQLVESQRATAVQGEQFALTAIRLLANAAPDEQVEVAEEDLPLQGDVTVPDLETALKQANERRPELKAIAAGIIAREQEVIIRERSYYPDLGLAGYYDVRWTSSATRQRSPFAYDPFNDRTAGLGLVIRGTFDIPIKDAQLEQARAELDKMHAQELTLKAGIRLEVTQVQSQLAAAYARAKSFTEAERNAKRWATAAYAAFDLGTGDTRELVDAFTALAQASAERGKSWHDVRVGLASLARVTGAVPGGDE, encoded by the coding sequence ATGGGCAGAGAAGTCGGTAGGGTCGTCGCAGTGGCAATGATGCTCACCGGTGGCGCCGCGGGCGCGCAGATCGCGCCCACGCCGGGGCCTTCGAACGCCCCAGGCACGGGGGCTCCGGGAACCTCGACCGTCACGCCCGGCACCCTGTCGCCCGGCACCGTCCCCACGCCCTCGCCCGGCTCCACTCCTTCTCCCGGGCCGACCGGCACCGGGACGTCCGCCGCCAACCCCACCCCGGGCACGCGCGCGCCGCTGCCGGGCCCCAGCGCCGTGAACCCCGGTCCGGCCGCCGCGCCGGGCAACGCCGCCCAGGGCGCCACCACCGGCACGCCCAAGCCGGCGTCCGCCACCCCGGGCGCCCAGGACCTGGGCACGTCACCCATCGCCCCCGGCTCGGGGGACGGCGCTCGGGGCGACCTCACCCCCGGTACCCCCCGGGGCGCTCCGGAAGAGGCCCAGGCCCCGGGGACCGCCCAGTCCACGAAGCCCCTGAAGGGGCCCATCACCTTGCCCCAGCTGGTGGCGCGGGCGCGCACGCAGGACGCGCGCGTGGCGGAGGCCACCGCGGAGCTGCGCAAGTTCCAGGCGCTCCATGATCAGGCCCGCTGGGCCTGGTTCCCCCGCTTCGAGATCACCCTGGGCGCGGGCGGCCCCGTCCCCGAGGCGCGCAACGACGGCCTGGGCGGACCGCCCACCACGGAGGCGTCGCTGGAGGGCGACTGGAACTTCGGCAAGGTGGGCGTGACGGTGTTCTCCACCGGCAACGCGGTGCTGCCGCTCTACACCTTCGGCAAGCTGTCCGCCCTGGAGAAGGCCGGCGAGCAGGGCCCCATCGTGGGCGCGGCGCTGCGCGAGCGAGCGCGCGCGGAAGCCGGCTTCCAGGCCGCGCAGGCGTACTACGGCTACCAGCTGGCGCGGGCCGGCCTGAAGCAGCTGGAGGACGTGTCCAAGCGCCTCAAGGACGCGGGCGACAAGATCGACGCGCTCCTCAAGGAGGACTCGGATCAGGTGTCCAAGACGGACACGTACAAGCTCGGGTACTTCCGTCAGCTGGTGGAGTCGCAGCGCGCCACCGCCGTGCAGGGCGAGCAGTTCGCGCTCACCGCCATCCGGCTGCTCGCCAACGCGGCGCCGGACGAGCAGGTGGAGGTGGCGGAGGAGGACCTGCCGCTGCAGGGCGACGTGACGGTGCCCGACCTGGAGACCGCGCTGAAGCAGGCCAACGAGCGCCGTCCTGAGCTGAAGGCCATCGCCGCGGGCATCATCGCGCGCGAGCAGGAGGTCATCATCCGCGAGCGCAGCTACTACCCGGACCTGGGACTCGCGGGTTACTACGACGTGCGCTGGACGAGCAGCGCCACGCGCCAGCGCAGCCCCTTCGCGTACGACCCGTTCAACGACCGCACCGCGGGCCTGGGCCTGGTCATCCGCGGCACCTTCGACATCCCCATCAAGGACGCGCAGTTGGAGCAGGCCCGCGCGGAGCTGGACAAGATGCACGCGCAGGAGCTGACGCTCAAGGCCGGCATCCGGCTGGAGGTGACGCAGGTGCAGAGCCAGCTCGCCGCGGCCTACGCGCGCGCGAAGTCCTTCACGGAGGCGGAGCGGAACGCGAAGCGCTGGGCCACCGCCGCCTACGCCGCCTTCGACCTGGGCACCGGCGACACCCGCGAGCTGGTGGACGCCTTCACCGCGCTGGCGCAGGCCTCCGCGGAGCGGGGCAAGAGCTGGCATGACGTGCGAGTGGGGCTGGCCTCACTGGCCCGCGTCACGGGTGCCGTCCCAGGCGGGGATGAATAA
- a CDS encoding MlaC/ttg2D family ABC transporter substrate-binding protein yields MIASLLAATLLAAAPVSPLNVVKNGNAAVQKAANAPGATVQSLATVVESFVDFQELARRALGEKAWKGLTPAQQKEFTDTMTGLLRASYAQKAIGQAKADVKYGKESVQGDEAKVDTQLTVKTDQVPVDYKLYKASAKADWRIYDVVTDEVSLVDTYSGQFKKILSTKGFDGLLSTLKSKRAQLEKENANTSAASVNESAAGGTGAAPQAK; encoded by the coding sequence ATGATTGCTTCCCTGCTTGCCGCCACGCTGCTCGCCGCCGCTCCCGTGAGCCCGCTCAACGTGGTGAAGAACGGCAACGCCGCCGTGCAGAAGGCGGCCAACGCCCCCGGCGCCACCGTGCAGTCCCTGGCCACCGTCGTGGAGTCCTTCGTCGACTTCCAGGAGCTCGCCAGGCGCGCCCTGGGTGAGAAGGCCTGGAAGGGCCTCACCCCCGCCCAGCAGAAGGAGTTCACCGACACCATGACGGGGCTGCTGCGCGCCTCGTACGCCCAGAAGGCCATCGGCCAGGCGAAGGCGGACGTGAAGTACGGCAAGGAGAGCGTGCAGGGGGACGAGGCCAAGGTCGACACGCAGCTCACCGTGAAGACGGACCAGGTGCCGGTCGACTACAAGCTCTACAAGGCCTCGGCCAAGGCCGACTGGCGCATCTACGACGTCGTCACCGACGAGGTCTCGCTCGTGGATACGTACAGCGGCCAGTTCAAGAAGATCCTCTCCACCAAGGGCTTCGACGGCCTGCTGTCGACGCTGAAGTCCAAGCGCGCCCAGCTGGAGAAGGAGAACGCCAACACCAGCGCGGCCTCCGTGAACGAGTCCGCCGCCGGCGGCACGGGCGCGGCGCCGCAGGCCAAGTAG